The Flavobacterium sp. IMCC34852 genome contains the following window.
GAAGATTGTACAGCTAAAAGAGTTCTTCCCTAAAGTGCCTTTTTTGGCTTTAACGGCCTCGGCTACTCCACGAGTTAAAGATGATATTATTACCCAATTACAACTCAAAAACCCGCAAATTTTCACCAAATCATTTTACAGAGAAAACATTGCCTATATGGTTTTTGAAACCGAAGACAAATTGCATTTGCTGCAACAAATTTTGTATAAAAATCCGCAACCGTCTATAGTTTATGTTACCAATAGAAAGTCGTGTTTAGAAACGGCCAAACAATTAGAGAGTCTAGGATTTACAGCTACTTTTTACCACGGTGGTTTATCGGCTAAAGATAAGGAAAAGAACATGCAACTTTGGATGGAAGAAAAAGTCCAAGTCATAGTAGCCACGAATGCTTTCGGAATGGGTATTGACAAATCGAATGTCAAAACCATTATTCATTTGCATTGGCCTCAAAACTTAGAAAATTATTACCAAGAAGCCGGTCGTGCCGGAAGAAACGGTGACAAAGCCTTTGCCATTTTACTCAACAATCCTACGGATATTCTTCATGCCGAAGCGCAATTTCTTGGTGTTTTACCGGATAAAGCTTTTTTGAATTTGGTCTTTTCAAAATTGTGCAACTATTTCCAAATTGCCTATGGCGAAGGAATTGACGAACAGTTTAGTTTTAACTTGAATCACTTTTGCACCAAATACAATTTTCCAACCTTAAAAACCTACAACGCTTTACAGTTCCTTGACCGACAAGGCATCATTACTTTGTCTCAGGAATTCTCTGAGAAAATCACTTTGCAATTTGTTATTCCGTCTAAAGAAGTCATTCGGTATATGAGTTTGCATTCGAATGATGAAGAAATTATCTTGACCATCTTGCGGACTTATCCCGGCGTTTACGATATGCAAACTGCTTTTAATCTATCATTGATTGCCAAAAAAGCCAATCACACGGAAACTGAAGTCCTTTCACTTTTGCAAAAATTAAAAGAAAAAAACATCATTGAAATGACCGCCAAAAACAATGATGCCACCATTACTTTTAATGAAGTAAGAGAAGATGAACGCACCATCAATAGGGTTTCAAAATATTTGGAAGCCCAAAACAAGTTAAAAACTGAGCAACTTAAAGCGGTTTTACACTATTGTCAAGACCAAAACACCTGTAAGAGTAAAGTATTGATGCAGTATTTCGGCGAAAGCCCAAAAGAAGATTGCGGTATTTGCTCCTATTGTATGGCCAAAAATAAAAAGAGGCAAAATCCCGAAACAGTATCGGAAAAGATTTTAACCTTATTAAAAATGCAGGATTTCAATTCGAGAGATATTCAAAAGTTGACCAAACTTCCGAAAGACGATATTATCTTTGCCTTGCAAAAGTTGTTGGAAGAAGAAACCATCAGCATCAAATCGAATAATTTATACTCCTTAAAATAAGCATGGAAAAATTACGCATCGTTTTTATGGGAACACCCGAGTTTGCCGTTGGCATTTTGGACACCATAATCAAAAATAATTATGAAGTGGTTGGTGTTATCACCGCAGTAGACAAACCGGCCGGTCGTGGCCAAAAGATTAAATATTCGGCAGTAAAGGAATATGCTTTGGAACACAACTTAAGACTATTACAACCATCCAATTTAAAAGACGAAACCTTTTTGGAGGAATTGCAAAGTTTAAAGGCCAACTTACAAGTCGTAGTGGCTTTCAGAATGTTGCCC
Protein-coding sequences here:
- a CDS encoding RecQ family ATP-dependent DNA helicase; translation: MDRPLEILTKYWKHDAFREPQEAIIASVLEGKDTFALMPTGGGKSICFQVPGMMMEGICLVISPLIALMKDQVQNLQNKGIKAIALTGGIRQEEIIDLLDNCQFGNYKFLYLSPERLQNDWILERIKNLSINLIAIDEAHCVSQWGHDFRPAYLKIVQLKEFFPKVPFLALTASATPRVKDDIITQLQLKNPQIFTKSFYRENIAYMVFETEDKLHLLQQILYKNPQPSIVYVTNRKSCLETAKQLESLGFTATFYHGGLSAKDKEKNMQLWMEEKVQVIVATNAFGMGIDKSNVKTIIHLHWPQNLENYYQEAGRAGRNGDKAFAILLNNPTDILHAEAQFLGVLPDKAFLNLVFSKLCNYFQIAYGEGIDEQFSFNLNHFCTKYNFPTLKTYNALQFLDRQGIITLSQEFSEKITLQFVIPSKEVIRYMSLHSNDEEIILTILRTYPGVYDMQTAFNLSLIAKKANHTETEVLSLLQKLKEKNIIEMTAKNNDATITFNEVREDERTINRVSKYLEAQNKLKTEQLKAVLHYCQDQNTCKSKVLMQYFGESPKEDCGICSYCMAKNKKRQNPETVSEKILTLLKMQDFNSRDIQKLTKLPKDDIIFALQKLLEEETISIKSNNLYSLK